In Nocardioides sp. JQ2195, a genomic segment contains:
- a CDS encoding DUF2877 domain-containing protein, giving the protein MDSVMLAPAADRVAVQVADQVADQVAVQERLGGAATVRVRDALAGPRRSARVVHSGRDALYVELPAVAGRGPGLVGVLSRHATHVPCGIRTLLDRVDEVDQGALLSISDGVLRLPRHDLAVARIVDASVPRSSAIGAALVEQLRDRLEGARRLVGAELPDRALDALRTGDPSAVRSLLGRGSGLTPLGDDVLAGWLAVGRTARVAGWTAVAEQVRRLAQRRTTLLSGTLLADATRGEVIPELRRLLLDGPPALEPLLRVGHTSGCGLAVGAFLALAEPEGSLR; this is encoded by the coding sequence GTGGATTCCGTGATGCTGGCCCCGGCTGCCGACCGGGTGGCCGTGCAGGTGGCCGACCAGGTGGCCGACCAGGTGGCCGTGCAGGAGCGGCTCGGGGGCGCGGCGACCGTTCGGGTCCGCGACGCGCTCGCCGGGCCTCGGCGGAGCGCACGGGTGGTGCACTCCGGCCGCGACGCCCTCTACGTCGAGCTGCCCGCTGTCGCGGGCAGGGGGCCGGGTCTGGTCGGGGTGCTCTCCCGCCACGCCACCCACGTCCCGTGCGGCATTCGCACCCTGCTGGACCGTGTCGACGAGGTCGATCAGGGGGCCCTGCTGTCGATCAGCGACGGGGTGCTCCGACTCCCCCGCCACGACCTGGCGGTGGCCCGCATCGTCGACGCGTCCGTCCCGCGGTCCTCGGCGATCGGTGCCGCCCTCGTCGAGCAGCTCCGTGACCGCTTGGAGGGTGCCCGAAGGCTCGTGGGCGCGGAGCTGCCCGACCGCGCCCTCGACGCGTTGCGCACGGGCGACCCGTCTGCCGTCAGGTCGCTGCTCGGTCGCGGCAGCGGGCTCACCCCGCTCGGCGACGACGTGCTCGCGGGGTGGCTGGCGGTCGGACGGACCGCGCGCGTCGCTGGCTGGACCGCGGTGGCAGAACAGGTCAGACGCCTGGCGCAGCGACGTACCACGCTGCTGTCAGGGACGCTCCTGGCCGATGCGACGCGCGGCGAGGTGATCCCGGAGCTCCGCCGCCTGTTGCTCGACGGCCCACCGGCCCTGGAGCCACTCCTGCGCGTGGGCCACACGTCCGGCTGCGGGCTGGCCGTCGGCGCATTCCTGGCCCTGGCCGAACCGGAGGGGAGCCTGCGATGA
- a CDS encoding FdrA family protein, whose amino-acid sequence MTTDVVSHVELRPGAYADSVALLRVSRDVAAVAGVAAAQVAMATELNLDVLRGMGFTPPAGATANDMVVALHLDGADALEPALLAVERALSATRRAGTGSPGGAGTVEVEPPRTTGSAFRREGGGPTGALALVSVPGASAFVEAMDALDAGRDVMVFSDNVPLEQELVLKRTAAERGLLVMGPDCGTAVVGGLGLGFASATGPGPVGIVAASGTGCQQLMALLDHAGVGVGSALGVGGRDLSADVGGLSTRESLRRLDADTEVELVVVVSKPPSAEVAASLREYAATLGTPVELALLGEGEPDLTAAAEAVLERLGRPVPEWPQWGAASPRVRSSRPGEGSLLRGLFVGGTLCDEAMLLATAALGPIRSNIPLSPDLALGPDLTADAHLMVDFGDDTLTAGRAHPMIDPTLRLEHLGRQAGDPRTGVLLLDVVLGHGAEADPAAGLAPAIEQARCPVVVALVGTSADPQGLDRQATVLSAAGAEVHLSNAAACRRALELIGDAR is encoded by the coding sequence ATGACCACAGATGTCGTCTCCCACGTCGAGCTGCGTCCGGGGGCGTACGCCGATTCGGTGGCGCTGCTGCGGGTGAGCCGGGACGTGGCCGCGGTGGCCGGGGTCGCTGCTGCGCAGGTGGCCATGGCGACCGAGCTCAACCTCGACGTGCTCCGCGGGATGGGGTTCACCCCTCCAGCCGGTGCCACCGCCAACGACATGGTCGTGGCACTGCACCTGGACGGTGCCGATGCCCTCGAACCCGCGCTGCTCGCCGTGGAGCGCGCCCTGTCGGCGACGAGGCGCGCGGGCACCGGCAGTCCGGGCGGCGCCGGCACGGTCGAGGTCGAGCCGCCCCGCACGACGGGGTCCGCGTTCCGCCGCGAGGGCGGCGGGCCGACCGGTGCGCTGGCACTCGTGTCCGTGCCCGGGGCCAGCGCCTTCGTGGAGGCGATGGATGCGCTCGACGCCGGCCGCGACGTGATGGTCTTCAGCGACAACGTCCCGCTCGAGCAGGAGCTCGTCCTCAAGCGCACCGCCGCTGAGCGCGGGCTCCTGGTGATGGGACCCGACTGCGGCACCGCAGTCGTCGGTGGCCTCGGTCTCGGGTTCGCCAGTGCGACCGGGCCGGGGCCGGTCGGGATCGTCGCTGCATCCGGCACCGGGTGCCAACAGCTGATGGCGCTCCTCGACCATGCAGGCGTGGGGGTGGGGTCGGCCCTCGGCGTCGGCGGACGTGACCTGTCCGCCGACGTCGGAGGGCTCTCAACGCGGGAGTCCCTGCGCAGGCTCGACGCCGACACCGAGGTCGAGCTGGTCGTCGTCGTCTCCAAGCCGCCCTCGGCCGAGGTCGCGGCATCCCTCCGTGAGTACGCCGCCACGCTCGGGACGCCCGTCGAGCTCGCCCTGCTCGGCGAGGGCGAGCCCGACCTGACCGCTGCTGCGGAAGCGGTGCTGGAGCGGCTCGGCCGGCCGGTTCCCGAATGGCCGCAGTGGGGCGCGGCGTCACCACGCGTCAGGAGCAGCCGGCCGGGCGAGGGATCCCTGCTGCGCGGCCTCTTCGTCGGCGGCACCCTGTGTGACGAGGCGATGCTGCTCGCCACCGCAGCCCTGGGCCCGATCCGGAGCAACATCCCGCTCAGCCCCGACCTCGCCCTCGGCCCCGACCTCACGGCGGACGCCCACCTGATGGTCGACTTCGGTGACGACACCCTCACCGCCGGCCGGGCACACCCGATGATCGACCCGACCCTGAGGCTCGAGCACCTCGGCCGGCAGGCTGGCGACCCACGCACCGGCGTACTGCTCCTCGACGTGGTGCTCGGGCACGGCGCCGAGGCCGATCCTGCCGCGGGACTGGCCCCGGCGATCGAGCAGGCCCGTTGCCCGGTGGTGGTCGCCCTGGTCGGGACCTCCGCGGACCCCCAGGGGCTGGACCGGCAGGCGACGGTGCTCTCCGCGGCAGGCGCCGAGGTCCACCTGTCCAACGCAGCCGCGTGCCGGCGCGCCCTCGAGCTGATCGGAGACGCCCGATGA
- a CDS encoding DUF1116 domain-containing protein, translated as MTTPTRVVSTGAALFAETVAAQAVPVTRVDWRPPMPGTEADLAIVAGDPLRRSANNSALAAMLGVQALLVDVAPASEVLGLQRGEFLHAGPPIEWANASGPLRGGLMAGAALEGLVDDPEDAVALFESGDGVTLEPCHHRGTVGPMAGVVTPSMWMFVLEDPATGRRTHCSLNEGLGKVLRYGAYSPEVLDRLRWMSAVLGPVLRAAVRSSDAVDATGILTQMLQMGDEAHNRNRAGTLMLLRDLSPAMVGSGFPSADVAAALRFIGGNDHFFLNVAMPVCKLALDAARGIEGSTMVVAMARNGTEFGIQTSGTGDQWFTGPAQVADGLFLGDYGPEDANPDIGDSAITETAGIGGFAMATAPAIVRLVGGNVPDALATTRRMHEITLGENPRWSVPVLEFQGVPTGIDVSLVCRTGILPQINTGMAGRKAGVGQVGAGLVTPPAEIFPQALAELASRTRSRSA; from the coding sequence ATGACCACACCCACGCGGGTCGTCAGCACCGGTGCCGCCCTGTTCGCGGAGACCGTCGCCGCCCAGGCCGTCCCCGTCACTCGTGTCGACTGGCGGCCCCCGATGCCCGGCACCGAGGCCGACCTCGCCATCGTGGCGGGCGACCCCTTGCGCAGGTCCGCGAACAACAGCGCGCTGGCTGCGATGCTCGGTGTGCAGGCCCTCCTCGTCGACGTCGCACCGGCATCGGAGGTGCTCGGCCTGCAACGGGGCGAGTTCCTGCACGCGGGGCCGCCGATCGAGTGGGCGAACGCATCGGGCCCCCTGCGGGGTGGTCTGATGGCGGGCGCGGCGCTGGAGGGGCTGGTCGACGACCCGGAGGACGCCGTGGCCCTCTTCGAGTCCGGAGACGGGGTCACTCTCGAGCCCTGCCACCACCGCGGCACCGTGGGCCCGATGGCCGGCGTCGTCACCCCGTCCATGTGGATGTTCGTCCTCGAGGACCCGGCGACCGGGAGGAGGACCCACTGCTCGCTCAACGAGGGCCTCGGCAAGGTGCTCCGCTACGGCGCCTACTCCCCCGAGGTGCTCGACCGGTTGCGCTGGATGTCGGCCGTGCTCGGACCGGTCCTCCGGGCGGCCGTGCGCAGCAGTGACGCGGTGGACGCGACGGGGATCCTCACCCAGATGCTGCAGATGGGCGACGAGGCGCACAACCGCAACCGCGCCGGCACCCTGATGCTGCTGCGCGACCTGTCCCCCGCGATGGTCGGCTCCGGGTTCCCGTCCGCGGACGTGGCCGCGGCCCTGCGCTTCATCGGAGGCAACGACCACTTCTTCCTCAACGTGGCTATGCCGGTCTGCAAGCTGGCGCTCGACGCGGCCCGCGGCATCGAGGGCTCCACGATGGTCGTCGCGATGGCCCGCAACGGCACGGAGTTCGGCATCCAGACCTCGGGCACCGGCGACCAGTGGTTCACCGGCCCGGCCCAGGTCGCGGACGGTCTGTTCCTCGGCGACTACGGGCCCGAGGACGCCAACCCGGACATCGGTGACTCCGCGATCACCGAGACCGCCGGCATCGGCGGGTTCGCGATGGCGACCGCACCAGCCATCGTGCGACTGGTCGGGGGCAACGTGCCCGATGCGCTCGCCACCACCCGCCGCATGCACGAGATCACCCTCGGCGAGAACCCGCGCTGGTCGGTCCCGGTGCTCGAGTTCCAGGGCGTGCCCACGGGCATCGACGTCAGCCTCGTCTGCCGCACCGGCATCCTGCCCCAGATCAACACCGGCATGGCCGGCAGGAAGGCGGGGGTCGGGCAGGTCGGAGCGGGTCTGGTGACGCCGCCCGCCGAGATCTTCCCGCAGGCACTCGCGGAGCTGGCCAGCAGGACCCGCAGCCGAAGCGCCTGA
- a CDS encoding MGMT family protein, translating to MHEEYVEAVLRCVERIPRGRVTTYGAIADVVGEQLGMGGPRLVGNVMGLHGGPVPWWRVVRADGSLPPSHQGEARQSYLEENTPMRPSGNVDLKSAFWQP from the coding sequence GTGCACGAGGAGTATGTCGAAGCGGTCCTGCGGTGCGTCGAGCGGATCCCGCGCGGCCGGGTGACGACGTACGGCGCGATCGCCGACGTGGTGGGCGAGCAGCTCGGCATGGGTGGACCCCGCCTTGTCGGCAACGTGATGGGCCTGCACGGCGGCCCGGTGCCGTGGTGGCGGGTGGTGCGGGCCGACGGATCGCTCCCGCCCAGCCACCAGGGCGAGGCGCGGCAGTCCTACCTGGAGGAGAACACGCCGATGCGACCCTCCGGGAACGTGGACCTGAAGTCTGCGTTCTGGCAGCCCTGA
- the moeZ gene encoding adenylyltransferase/sulfurtransferase MoeZ: MSYPALVEPAAELTIDEVRRYSRHLIIPDVGMTGQKRLKNAKVLVIGAGGLGSPAMLYLAAAGVGTIGIAEFDEVDESNLQRQVIHGQSDIGRPKSESARDSIKEINPHVNVVIHEGRLDNDNVMGVFEGYDLILDGTDNFATRYMVNDAAYFLKIPYVWGSIYRFDGQASVFWPNATLENGESADAPCYRCLYPEPPPPGMVPSCAEGGVLGVLCAAIGSIQVNEGIKLLTGIGDPLVGKLMIYDALEMEYRKLKVRKDPNCALCGENATVTELIDYDAFCGAVSDEAAEAAVGSTISVTQLEHMIKEKENGGDDFFLVDVREPNEAEINNIPGAVLIPKGEFLNGNALEQLPAEKKIVLHCKSGVRSAECLAIVKGAGYENAVHVGGGVVAWVNQIDPSQPSY; this comes from the coding sequence GTGTCCTATCCCGCGCTCGTGGAACCAGCCGCCGAGCTGACCATCGACGAGGTACGCCGCTACAGCCGGCACCTGATCATCCCCGACGTCGGGATGACCGGTCAGAAGCGGTTGAAGAATGCCAAGGTCCTCGTGATCGGGGCCGGCGGCCTCGGCTCGCCCGCCATGCTCTACCTCGCCGCGGCGGGCGTCGGCACGATCGGCATCGCCGAGTTCGACGAGGTCGACGAGTCCAACCTGCAGCGCCAGGTGATCCACGGCCAGTCCGACATCGGCCGCCCCAAGTCCGAGTCCGCGCGCGACTCCATCAAGGAGATCAACCCGCACGTCAACGTGGTGATCCACGAGGGCCGCCTCGACAACGACAACGTGATGGGCGTGTTCGAGGGCTACGACCTGATCCTCGACGGCACCGACAACTTCGCCACGCGCTACATGGTCAACGACGCGGCGTACTTCTTGAAGATCCCCTACGTCTGGGGCTCGATCTACCGCTTCGACGGCCAGGCCTCGGTCTTCTGGCCCAACGCGACGCTCGAGAACGGCGAGTCCGCCGACGCGCCCTGCTACCGCTGCCTCTACCCGGAGCCCCCGCCGCCGGGGATGGTGCCCTCGTGCGCCGAGGGCGGCGTGCTCGGTGTGCTCTGTGCCGCGATCGGCTCCATCCAGGTCAACGAGGGCATCAAGCTCCTCACCGGCATCGGCGACCCGTTGGTCGGCAAGCTGATGATCTACGACGCACTCGAGATGGAGTACCGCAAGCTCAAGGTGCGCAAGGACCCCAACTGCGCCCTGTGCGGCGAGAACGCCACGGTCACCGAGCTCATCGACTACGACGCGTTCTGTGGTGCGGTCTCGGACGAGGCCGCCGAGGCAGCGGTGGGCTCCACGATCTCGGTGACCCAGCTCGAGCACATGATCAAGGAGAAGGAGAACGGCGGCGACGACTTCTTCCTGGTCGACGTGCGCGAGCCCAACGAGGCCGAGATCAACAACATCCCCGGCGCCGTGCTGATCCCCAAGGGTGAGTTCCTCAACGGCAACGCGCTCGAGCAGCTGCCCGCCGAGAAGAAGATCGTGCTGCACTGCAAGTCGGGTGTCCGCTCGGCCGAGTGCCTCGCGATCGTCAAGGGCGCCGGTTACGAGAACGCGGTCCACGTCGGTGGTGGCGTGGTGGCGTGGGTCAACCAGATCGACCCCAGCCAGCCGTCGTACTGA
- a CDS encoding immune inhibitor A domain-containing protein: MKKLPPGLLAGTAALALSVSMLPAGNAAPNPSPQASDSSAKTKHDNRHGPKTRQQNKMRAKALTMLDNGTARLQPQPGGGSTVKLADGSYVEFPIEKEDKIFTVLAEFGTEGSGRFGRTPGPLHNEIPEPDRTQDNSTIWTNDFNQAHYEEMFNGDGESFKNYYSQLSSGRYTAINTVTDWVTVPGNASSYGDNAVEDDGGSWAFIQDSLDAWYADQVASGKTAAEIDTYLSQFDVWDRYDFDGDGDFNEADGYLDHFQAVHAGEGEEAGADPDAIWSHRWFVNATDYGTTGPSVDGTPNLYGGAQVGDSKYFVGDYTVEPENGGLGVFAHEFGHDLGLPDYYDTAGGENSTAFWTLMSSGSWLGHGGDADGIGGTPGLMGPEEKRFLGWLDYSEVSSGESGTFDLGPSQHTYDGADQAVKVNLPNATVTNEYTTPPEGTHAWYSGSADQLNNTLTRTVPGASRVTVNTKAWHQIEAGYDFLYAEYSLDEGATWNQIGKPISGNSRDWTKLSFAYRPAGQESLFRFRYQTDGGVSEAGAFLDDIVIKAGKAYTFTDGAEAGDNGWTAKGWSTSTGTESQDSTRYYLLENRAYVGYDSTLQVGPYQFSEGLTRPNWVEHFPFQDGMLVWYVDNRYKDNNVATHPGAGYAMVVDARPAPMTFGDGTSPTNRRQPFDATFGLEATDDVCLHKQDAEGTTYEACAPSSPGIPTFDDSDPEAYWSADNPQGSVKVAGVGVTATVTARDGDFLSVQVDNP, from the coding sequence GTGAAGAAGTTGCCACCCGGCCTCCTCGCCGGAACCGCCGCGCTGGCACTGAGCGTCTCCATGCTCCCCGCTGGCAACGCCGCACCGAACCCCAGCCCACAGGCATCGGACTCGAGCGCGAAGACGAAGCACGACAACCGTCACGGGCCCAAGACGCGCCAGCAGAACAAGATGCGGGCCAAGGCCCTCACCATGCTCGACAACGGCACCGCCCGCCTCCAGCCCCAACCCGGTGGTGGATCCACGGTCAAGCTCGCCGACGGAAGCTACGTCGAGTTCCCGATCGAGAAGGAGGACAAGATCTTCACTGTCCTCGCCGAGTTCGGCACGGAGGGCTCCGGCCGCTTCGGCAGGACGCCCGGGCCGCTGCACAACGAGATTCCCGAGCCCGACCGGACCCAGGACAACTCCACGATCTGGACCAACGACTTCAACCAGGCCCACTACGAGGAGATGTTCAACGGCGACGGTGAGTCGTTCAAGAACTACTACTCCCAGCTCTCCAGCGGCCGCTACACCGCGATCAACACGGTCACCGACTGGGTCACCGTCCCCGGCAACGCGTCGTCGTACGGCGACAACGCCGTCGAGGACGACGGCGGCTCGTGGGCCTTCATCCAGGACAGCCTCGACGCCTGGTACGCCGACCAGGTCGCCTCCGGGAAGACCGCCGCCGAGATCGACACCTACCTGTCCCAGTTCGATGTCTGGGACCGTTACGACTTCGACGGCGACGGCGACTTCAACGAGGCCGACGGCTACCTCGACCACTTCCAGGCGGTGCACGCCGGTGAGGGCGAGGAGGCCGGCGCCGACCCTGACGCGATCTGGTCGCACCGCTGGTTCGTCAACGCCACGGACTACGGCACCACCGGCCCCTCCGTGGACGGGACGCCCAACCTCTACGGCGGCGCGCAGGTCGGTGACTCGAAGTACTTCGTCGGTGACTACACCGTCGAGCCCGAGAACGGCGGCCTCGGTGTGTTCGCGCACGAGTTCGGCCACGACCTCGGCCTGCCGGACTACTACGACACCGCCGGCGGCGAGAACAGCACCGCGTTCTGGACCCTGATGTCCTCGGGCTCCTGGCTCGGCCACGGTGGAGACGCTGACGGCATCGGCGGAACGCCCGGCCTGATGGGCCCGGAGGAGAAGCGCTTCCTCGGCTGGCTCGACTACTCCGAGGTGAGCTCCGGCGAGTCCGGCACCTTCGACCTGGGCCCGTCGCAGCACACCTACGACGGAGCCGACCAGGCGGTCAAGGTGAACCTTCCGAACGCGACCGTCACCAACGAGTACACGACCCCGCCCGAGGGCACGCACGCGTGGTACTCCGGCAGCGCCGACCAGCTCAACAACACGCTCACCCGCACGGTCCCCGGCGCTTCGCGCGTCACCGTGAACACGAAGGCCTGGCACCAGATCGAGGCCGGCTACGACTTCCTCTACGCCGAGTACTCCCTCGACGAGGGGGCCACCTGGAACCAGATCGGGAAGCCGATCTCCGGCAACTCCCGCGACTGGACCAAGCTCAGCTTCGCCTACCGGCCCGCCGGCCAGGAGTCGCTGTTCCGGTTCCGCTACCAGACCGACGGCGGCGTGAGCGAGGCCGGCGCGTTCCTCGACGACATCGTGATCAAGGCCGGCAAGGCCTACACGTTCACCGATGGCGCCGAGGCCGGCGACAACGGCTGGACCGCCAAGGGCTGGTCCACCTCCACGGGCACCGAGTCGCAGGACTCGACGCGCTACTACCTGCTGGAGAACCGTGCCTACGTCGGCTACGACTCGACCCTCCAGGTCGGGCCCTACCAGTTCTCCGAGGGCCTGACCCGTCCCAACTGGGTCGAGCACTTCCCGTTCCAGGACGGCATGCTGGTCTGGTACGTCGACAACCGCTACAAGGACAACAACGTCGCCACCCACCCGGGTGCCGGCTACGCCATGGTGGTCGACGCCCGACCGGCACCGATGACGTTCGGTGACGGGACCAGTCCCACGAACCGCCGTCAGCCGTTCGACGCGACGTTCGGGCTCGAGGCCACCGACGACGTGTGCCTGCACAAGCAGGACGCGGAGGGCACGACGTACGAAGCGTGTGCGCCGTCGTCGCCCGGCATCCCGACCTTCGACGACAGCGATCCGGAGGCCTACTGGAGCGCTGACAACCCCCAGGGCTCCGTCAAGGTGGCCGGTGTCGGCGTGACCGCCACGGTCACGGCTCGCGACGGTGATTTCCTGTCCGTCCAGGTCGACAACCCGTGA
- a CDS encoding TetR/AcrR family transcriptional regulator has protein sequence MPRKARRAQLLEAALEVFVAQGYHSAAMDDIAERAGVSKPVLYQHFPGKLELYLALLDEACDTIISNARAALGSTDDNKLRVAATITVFYDYVAAETGAFRLVFESDLNNEPAVRGHVERVTQECAAMIADVIQDDTGLPAEASHLLAVSLVGMAQVSARYWLNDSSSITRSDAANLIAGLAWRGIRGYPLTD, from the coding sequence ATGCCTCGCAAGGCGCGCCGCGCGCAGCTCCTCGAGGCCGCCCTCGAGGTCTTCGTGGCGCAGGGCTACCACTCCGCGGCGATGGACGACATCGCCGAACGTGCGGGTGTGTCGAAGCCCGTGCTCTACCAGCACTTCCCCGGCAAGCTGGAGCTCTACCTCGCCCTCCTCGACGAGGCGTGCGACACGATCATCTCCAACGCCCGCGCCGCCCTCGGGTCCACCGACGACAACAAGCTGCGGGTCGCTGCGACGATCACCGTGTTCTACGACTACGTGGCTGCCGAGACGGGCGCCTTCCGACTCGTCTTCGAGTCCGACCTCAACAACGAGCCCGCCGTCCGGGGCCATGTCGAGCGGGTCACCCAGGAATGTGCGGCCATGATCGCCGACGTCATCCAGGACGACACCGGGCTTCCCGCGGAGGCCTCCCACCTGCTCGCGGTGTCCTTGGTCGGCATGGCGCAGGTGAGCGCCCGCTACTGGCTCAACGACTCCTCCAGCATCACCCGCAGCGACGCCGCGAACCTGATCGCCGGCCTTGCCTGGCGGGGCATCCGCGGCTACCCGCTCACGGACTGA
- a CDS encoding DUF3107 domain-containing protein encodes MEVKIGIQQAPRELIVDVDLDADAVEKAISEALASEGLVSLTDTKGRRVLVPSQRIAFVEVGTGAAGQVGFRS; translated from the coding sequence ATGGAGGTCAAGATCGGAATCCAGCAGGCCCCCCGCGAGCTCATCGTCGACGTGGACCTCGACGCTGACGCCGTCGAGAAGGCGATCAGTGAGGCACTGGCCTCCGAGGGGTTGGTCTCCCTCACCGACACCAAGGGTCGCCGGGTCCTGGTTCCCTCGCAGCGGATCGCGTTCGTCGAGGTCGGCACCGGTGCCGCGGGCCAGGTCGGCTTCCGCTCCTGA
- a CDS encoding MDR family MFS transporter, with product MSTESVRAEPNLSRNEIMEVLAGLLSMLFVAMVSSTIVSTALPTIIGDLHGNQTQYTWVVTITLLMMTVSSPIWSKLADLFDKKLLVQVSGVIFLLGSLAAGFAHDVPQLLGARALQGLGVGGLMALAQAILGSIIPPRERGRYSGYMAATMAVATVSGPLLGGLLVDTAGWRWCFWAAVPISLAGLGVLQKFLHLETVRRDVHIDWWGVGLIAVAASLPLVWVSFAGREYDWASRETAYLLVPAVLAVAALVFVERSHPEPLIPPKILLEKTTILAIVASIAVGIAQFGTSVFLSQFFQVAQGFSPTEAGLLMLPLILGSMVGATVSGQLITRTGTWKPYMLVGTVVLIAGLMLMGPTDHSTPVWHLSVYMIMMGLGQGTLMQNLVLVVQNTVDVRDIGAASGVVSFFRTLGGTVGIAVLGAILTNRVSEHIATGLAAEGLPVPKDATGGGNLNLDEVPEPFLTIIRHAYGDSTGYIFMVAGAIAVISLVAIWRMPVTELRTTVRKLEKEDALGLEHAID from the coding sequence ATGAGCACCGAGTCCGTCCGTGCCGAGCCGAACCTGAGCCGGAATGAGATCATGGAGGTCCTGGCGGGCCTCCTGTCGATGCTCTTCGTGGCCATGGTCAGCTCGACGATCGTGAGCACGGCATTGCCGACGATCATCGGAGACCTGCACGGCAACCAGACCCAGTACACCTGGGTGGTCACGATCACCCTGCTGATGATGACGGTCTCCAGCCCGATCTGGTCGAAGCTGGCCGACCTGTTCGACAAGAAGCTGCTGGTGCAGGTCTCGGGCGTGATCTTCCTGCTCGGCTCACTGGCCGCGGGATTCGCGCACGACGTACCCCAGCTGCTCGGTGCACGTGCGCTGCAGGGACTGGGTGTGGGCGGTCTGATGGCCCTCGCGCAGGCCATCCTCGGCTCGATCATCCCGCCCCGCGAGCGTGGTCGCTACAGCGGCTACATGGCCGCGACGATGGCGGTCGCCACCGTCTCCGGTCCGCTCCTCGGGGGGCTGCTCGTGGACACGGCGGGCTGGCGCTGGTGCTTCTGGGCCGCCGTCCCGATCTCGCTCGCCGGTCTCGGCGTGCTGCAGAAGTTCCTGCACCTGGAAACGGTGCGTCGTGACGTCCACATCGACTGGTGGGGCGTAGGGCTGATCGCGGTCGCCGCCAGCCTGCCGCTGGTGTGGGTGTCGTTCGCAGGGCGCGAGTACGACTGGGCCTCCCGCGAGACGGCGTACCTCCTGGTCCCGGCGGTGCTGGCCGTTGCGGCGCTGGTCTTCGTCGAGCGCAGTCATCCCGAGCCGTTGATCCCGCCGAAGATCCTCCTCGAGAAGACCACCATCCTGGCCATCGTGGCGAGCATCGCCGTCGGCATCGCCCAGTTCGGCACCTCGGTCTTCCTCAGCCAGTTCTTCCAGGTGGCCCAAGGCTTCTCGCCGACCGAGGCGGGCCTGCTGATGCTGCCACTGATCCTGGGCAGCATGGTCGGCGCGACCGTCTCCGGGCAGCTGATCACCCGCACCGGCACCTGGAAGCCCTACATGCTCGTGGGCACTGTCGTGCTGATCGCCGGCCTGATGCTGATGGGACCGACGGACCACTCCACGCCGGTGTGGCACCTGAGCGTCTACATGATCATGATGGGCCTCGGCCAGGGCACGTTGATGCAGAACCTGGTCCTCGTCGTGCAGAACACCGTGGACGTGCGCGACATCGGGGCGGCGAGCGGCGTGGTCAGCTTCTTCCGCACGCTCGGAGGAACCGTCGGCATCGCGGTCCTGGGTGCGATCCTGACCAACCGGGTGAGCGAGCACATCGCCACCGGTCTGGCCGCCGAGGGACTCCCGGTGCCGAAGGACGCAACCGGTGGGGGCAACCTGAACCTCGACGAGGTCCCGGAACCGTTCCTGACGATCATCCGGCATGCGTACGGCGACAGCACCGGCTACATCTTCATGGTGGCCGGCGCGATCGCGGTGATCTCGCTGGTCGCGATCTGGCGGATGCCCGTCACCGAGCTGCGCACCACCGTGCGCAAGCTGGAGAAGGAGGACGCCCTCGGGCTCGAGCATGCCATCGATTGA
- a CDS encoding MarR family winged helix-turn-helix transcriptional regulator: MVNQSSTVSDPSAHAVAFEEFAVSLFRFTRTIRSTSTLWVQLPGGLKRSDVTILRTLSHHGECRPSSIAEVMGVGPSVISRQLVALGEQELVVRRRDPVDGRAELIALTPVGRERLDAMREAYVAGMQEQFTDWDEAKVRAAAALLEEISDHIAPALGRDSARATNQLNDKEPA; this comes from the coding sequence ATGGTCAACCAATCCTCGACGGTCAGCGACCCGTCGGCCCACGCCGTCGCCTTCGAGGAATTCGCCGTCAGCCTCTTCAGGTTCACCCGGACGATTCGCTCCACCTCCACCCTGTGGGTCCAGCTCCCCGGCGGGCTCAAGCGGTCGGACGTCACGATCCTGCGCACGCTCTCCCACCACGGCGAGTGTCGGCCGAGCTCGATCGCCGAGGTGATGGGTGTCGGCCCTTCCGTGATCAGCCGACAGCTGGTGGCCCTCGGCGAGCAGGAGCTCGTCGTACGCCGTCGGGACCCGGTGGACGGTCGCGCCGAGCTGATCGCCCTGACCCCGGTCGGAAGGGAGCGCCTCGACGCGATGCGTGAGGCCTACGTGGCCGGGATGCAGGAGCAGTTCACCGACTGGGACGAGGCCAAGGTGCGTGCCGCCGCCGCCCTCCTCGAGGAGATCTCCGACCACATCGCACCAGCCCTGGGGCGCGACAGCGCTCGGGCCACGAACCAGTTGAACGACAAGGAACCTGCATGA